From one Streptococcus oralis genomic stretch:
- a CDS encoding ABC transporter ATP-binding protein: MKTVRFFWNYFKVYKFSFVIVVLMVAVATIAQALFPVFSGQAVTELANLVLAYQNGTSELAWQSLSALMLNLALVVLALVVSSLIYMTLMTRVIAESTNEMRKGLFGKLSRLTVSFFDRHQDGDILSRFTSDLDNILQAFNESLVQVMSNIALYIGLIFVMFSRNVTLALITVASTPVAFLMLVFIVKMARKYTNLQQKEVGKLNAYMDESISGQKAVIVQGIQDDIVAGFVEQNERVRKATFKGRMFSGILFPVMNGMSLVNTAIVIFAGSAVLLNDPSIETTTALGLIVMFTQFSQQYYQPIIQVAASWGSLQLAFTGADRIQEMFDAEEEIRPQNAPAFTELREGVEISHIDFSYVPDKPILKDVSISAPKGQMIAVVGPTGSGKTTIMNLINRFYDVDAGSICFDGKDIRDYDLDSLRSKVGIVLQDSVLFSGTIRDNIRFGVPDASQEMVEAAAKATHIHDYIESLPDKYDTLIDDEQNIFSTGQKQLISIARTLMTDPQVLILDEATSNVDTVTESKIQHAMEAVVAGRTSFVIAHRLKTILNADQIIVLKDGEVIERGNHHELLKLGGFYSELYHNQFVFE; this comes from the coding sequence TTTTTCCAGTTTTTTCGGGTCAAGCAGTAACGGAGCTAGCTAACCTAGTTCTAGCTTATCAAAATGGAACTTCCGAACTAGCCTGGCAGAGTTTATCAGCTCTGATGCTGAATCTAGCTCTGGTTGTCCTCGCCCTAGTGGTATCCAGTTTGATTTACATGACCTTGATGACTCGTGTGATTGCTGAGTCGACAAATGAGATGCGTAAGGGCCTCTTTGGCAAACTTTCCCGTTTGACCGTTTCTTTCTTTGACCGCCATCAGGATGGCGATATCCTTTCTCGCTTCACGAGTGACTTGGACAATATCCTTCAAGCCTTCAATGAAAGCCTAGTTCAGGTCATGAGCAATATTGCTCTTTACATCGGTTTGATTTTTGTCATGTTTTCAAGAAATGTGACGCTAGCCCTGATAACAGTAGCCAGCACCCCAGTGGCCTTTCTCATGTTGGTTTTCATCGTGAAGATGGCTCGCAAGTACACCAATCTCCAGCAAAAAGAGGTTGGGAAACTCAACGCCTACATGGATGAGAGTATTTCTGGACAGAAAGCTGTTATCGTACAAGGAATTCAAGACGACATCGTAGCAGGCTTTGTGGAGCAAAATGAGCGCGTGCGTAAGGCAACCTTTAAAGGGAGAATGTTCTCAGGCATCCTCTTTCCAGTTATGAATGGGATGAGCTTGGTCAATACGGCCATCGTTATTTTTGCAGGTTCGGCGGTCCTGCTGAACGATCCAAGTATCGAAACAACGACAGCCCTAGGTTTGATTGTCATGTTTACCCAATTTTCTCAGCAGTACTACCAGCCGATTATCCAGGTGGCTGCGAGTTGGGGGAGCCTCCAGTTAGCCTTTACTGGAGCGGATCGTATCCAAGAAATGTTTGATGCAGAAGAAGAGATTCGTCCGCAAAATGCACCAGCCTTTACGGAATTGCGAGAAGGCGTTGAGATCAGTCACATTGATTTCTCTTATGTGCCAGACAAGCCGATTTTAAAAGATGTTAGCATTTCAGCTCCTAAGGGGCAGATGATAGCAGTTGTCGGCCCGACTGGTTCAGGGAAAACGACCATCATGAACCTCATCAATCGTTTCTACGATGTGGATGCAGGCAGCATTTGCTTTGATGGCAAAGACATCCGTGACTACGACTTGGACAGCCTGCGGAGCAAGGTCGGTATTGTCTTGCAGGATTCGGTCTTGTTTAGTGGAACAATCCGAGACAATATCCGCTTTGGTGTGCCAGATGCCAGTCAGGAAATGGTCGAAGCAGCTGCCAAGGCAACTCATATTCATGACTATATCGAAAGCTTGCCTGATAAGTATGATACCCTTATTGATGATGAGCAAAATATCTTCTCGACTGGTCAGAAACAATTGATTTCCATCGCTAGAACCTTGATGACAGATCCTCAAGTCCTAATCTTAGATGAGGCGACTTCCAATGTGGATACCGTAACAGAAAGCAAGATTCAACATGCCATGGAGGCAGTTGTAGCAGGACGAACCAGTTTTGTCATTGCCCATCGTCTCAAGACCATCCTCAATGCCGATCAGATTATTGTTCTCAAAGATGGAGAGGTTATTGAACGTGGAAATCATCACGAGTTGCTCAAACTCGGCGGTTTCTACTCGGAACTGTATCACAATCAATTTGTCTTCGAATAA
- a CDS encoding gamma-glutamyl-gamma-aminobutyrate hydrolase family protein: MARTVVGVAANLCPVDAEGKNIHSSVSCKFAESIRQVGGLPLVIPVGDESIVRDYVEMIDKLILTGGQNVHPQFYGEKKTIESDDYNLVRDEFELALLKEALRQNKPIMAICRGVQLVNVAFGGTLHQEIEGHWQGLPFGTSHSIETVEGSVVAKLFGKESQVNSVHRQSIKDLAPNFRVTAVDPRDQTIEAIESVDEHRIIGLQWHPEFLVNEEDGNLELFEYLLNEL, from the coding sequence ATGGCTAGAACGGTTGTAGGAGTTGCTGCAAACCTATGTCCTGTAGATGCAGAAGGGAAAAACATTCACTCATCTGTATCTTGTAAATTTGCAGAGAGCATTCGTCAAGTCGGTGGTCTCCCTTTAGTGATTCCTGTAGGAGATGAGTCCATTGTGCGCGATTATGTGGAAATGATTGACAAACTCATCTTGACAGGTGGGCAAAATGTCCATCCTCAGTTTTATGGAGAGAAAAAGACCATTGAGAGCGATGATTACAACCTTGTACGCGATGAGTTTGAACTAGCTCTCCTGAAAGAAGCGCTCCGTCAGAATAAACCAATTATGGCAATCTGCCGTGGTGTTCAGCTGGTCAATGTTGCTTTTGGCGGCACTCTCCACCAAGAAATTGAAGGTCACTGGCAAGGCTTGCCTTTTGGAACATCTCATTCTATTGAGACAGTAGAAGGAAGCGTGGTGGCTAAGTTGTTCGGAAAAGAAAGTCAGGTCAACTCAGTCCATCGCCAAAGTATCAAAGATCTGGCGCCTAATTTCCGTGTGACTGCTGTTGATCCAAGAGACCAGACCATCGAAGCGATTGAGTCTGTCGACGAGCATCGTATCATCGGCTTGCAGTGGCACCCAGAGTTTCTGGTCAATGAAGAAGATGGCAATTTAGAACTATTTGAGTATTTATTAAATGAATTGTAA
- a CDS encoding glucose-6-phosphate isomerase translates to MSHIKFDYSKVLDKFVAPHEVEYMQAQVTAADELIRKGTGAGSDFLGWLDLPENYDREEFDRILKAAEQIKSDSDVLVVIGIGGSYLGAKAAIDFLNHHFANLQTKEERKAPQILYAGNSISSTYLADLVEYVADKDFSVNVISKSGTTTEPAIAFRVFKELLVKKYGQEEANKRIYATTDRQKGAVKVEADANGWETFVVPDDIGGRFSVLTAVGLLPIAASGADIKALMEGANAARKDYTSDKIAENEAYQYAAVRNILYRKGYATEILVNYEPSLQYFSEWWKQLAGESEGKDQKGIYPTSANFSTDLHSLGQFIQEGTRIMFETVVRVDKPRKNVIIPTLEEDLDGLGYLQGKDVDFVNKKATDGVLLAHTDGDVPNMYVTLPEQDAFTLGYTIYFFELAIALSGYLNAINPFDQPGVEAYKRNMFALLGKPGFEELSKELNARL, encoded by the coding sequence ATGTCACATATTAAATTTGATTATTCAAAAGTTTTAGACAAATTTGTTGCCCCACATGAAGTGGAATACATGCAAGCACAAGTAACAGCTGCAGACGAATTGATCCGTAAAGGAACTGGTGCTGGTAGTGACTTTTTGGGTTGGTTGGACCTTCCTGAAAACTACGACCGCGAAGAATTCGACCGCATCTTGAAAGCTGCTGAGCAAATCAAATCAGACAGCGATGTCTTGGTTGTAATTGGTATCGGTGGATCTTACCTTGGTGCCAAAGCAGCTATCGACTTCTTGAACCACCACTTTGCCAACTTGCAAACAAAAGAAGAACGCAAAGCTCCACAAATCCTTTACGCAGGAAACTCAATCTCATCTACTTACCTTGCTGACTTGGTAGAGTACGTAGCTGACAAAGACTTCTCAGTAAACGTGATTTCTAAATCAGGTACAACAACAGAACCAGCGATCGCTTTCCGTGTCTTCAAAGAACTTTTGGTTAAGAAATACGGACAAGAAGAAGCTAACAAACGTATCTACGCTACAACTGACCGCCAAAAAGGTGCTGTTAAGGTTGAAGCAGATGCTAATGGTTGGGAAACATTTGTGGTTCCAGATGACATCGGTGGACGCTTCTCAGTATTGACAGCAGTTGGATTGCTTCCAATCGCAGCATCAGGTGCAGACATCAAAGCCCTTATGGAAGGTGCGAACGCAGCTCGTAAAGACTACACTTCAGACAAGATTGCTGAAAATGAAGCTTACCAATACGCAGCAGTTCGTAACATCCTTTACCGTAAAGGCTACGCTACTGAAATCTTGGTAAACTACGAACCATCACTTCAATACTTCTCAGAATGGTGGAAACAATTGGCTGGTGAGTCAGAAGGGAAAGACCAAAAAGGAATTTACCCAACTTCAGCAAACTTCTCAACTGACTTGCACTCATTGGGTCAATTTATCCAAGAAGGAACTCGTATCATGTTCGAAACAGTTGTCCGTGTTGACAAACCACGTAAGAACGTGATCATTCCTACTTTGGAAGAAGACCTTGACGGACTTGGTTACCTTCAAGGAAAAGACGTTGACTTTGTAAACAAAAAAGCGACTGACGGTGTTCTTCTTGCCCACACTGACGGTGATGTACCAAACATGTACGTGACTCTTCCAGAGCAAGACGCTTTCACTCTTGGTTACACTATCTACTTCTTCGAATTGGCAATTGCCCTTTCAGGTTACTTGAATGCTATCAACCCATTTGACCAACCAGGTGTTGAAGCTTACAAACGTAACATGTTTGCCCTTCTTGGAAAACCAGGATTTGAAGAATTGAGCAAAGAGCTTAACGCACGTCTATAA